The Calothrix sp. PCC 7507 DNA segment CAAGTTTTAACAACTGACCCTGCTGATGTTTTCTAAATATGCTCTTATTTAAGTTTTCTCTAGCTTGGATTAACTTAGTTCATAATAAACAGCGCTTTATTACAGCATTAGGTGCAGTTGTTTTTGCAGTTTTGCTGATGTTTATCCAATTAGGATTTCGCAATGCAATGCTTCAAAGTAGCGTTGAGTTTATCAATCGTTTGGATGCAGATTTAATCCTAACTAGCCGTCATCGATACGTTAGCTTTTATGACTATACTTTTAAGAAAAATAGATTATATCAAGTCCAAGGATTTGATGGCGTGCAAGCAGTTTCACCGTTGTATTTAGCTATGGGGATTTGGAAAAATCAAGGGGGTGTACGTCAACGTCCCATCAGAATTTTTGGATATAACTTAAAATCTCAAACTTTTTTAATTCCCGACATTCCTAATTATATTAATGCTTTACAGTTTCCCGACACTGTGATAGCAGATAAAAAATCTCGTCAAGATTTTGGCGAGATTACACCAGGAGTAGAGGTAGAATTACTCGACAGAAAGGTGAAGATTATCGGAAACTTTCAGTTAGGGACTGATTTTGTTGCTGATGGAAATTTAATTACTAGCGACCAGAATTTTCTCAGAATATTTAACGGACACCCTTACGGGGATTTTGGTAATATTCGTACTTCCTTAGATGATGTTGATTTTGGATTAATTAAGATTAAATCGCACCATTTTAATGTCAAAACCTTGGTAGAAATCCTCAATAAGTCTTTGCCTCCAGATGTTGTAGTCATGACTAAAAAGGAATTTATGGAGCAAGATATCAAGTATTTTGATAAATCTACTCCCATTGGTTTTATGTTTGGTTTAGGGACAGTAATTGGCTTTTTTGTCGGCATAATTGTTGTTTATAACATTATTTATACAGATATTAATAATAACTTACCTCAATACGGCACTCTCAGAGCCATCGGATATTCTAATTCATACTTGGTTGCCATTATTGTATTGCAGTCAGCAATCTTAGCAATAATTGGTTTTTTTCCAGGCTTATTTGCAAGCATATTAATTTATCAGGTTATGGCAAAATCTACTGGTTTATTAGTGGAGATGAGTCTTGGTGTTGCCTCCTTGGTAGCAATTCTCACGATTTTTATGTGTATATTTGCAGGATTAATCGGTGCCAAAAAAATACAAGGACTAGA contains these protein-coding regions:
- the devC gene encoding ABC transporter permease DevC; amino-acid sequence: MLLFKFSLAWINLVHNKQRFITALGAVVFAVLLMFIQLGFRNAMLQSSVEFINRLDADLILTSRHRYVSFYDYTFKKNRLYQVQGFDGVQAVSPLYLAMGIWKNQGGVRQRPIRIFGYNLKSQTFLIPDIPNYINALQFPDTVIADKKSRQDFGEITPGVEVELLDRKVKIIGNFQLGTDFVADGNLITSDQNFLRIFNGHPYGDFGNIRTSLDDVDFGLIKIKSHHFNVKTLVEILNKSLPPDVVVMTKKEFMEQDIKYFDKSTPIGFMFGLGTVIGFFVGIIVVYNIIYTDINNNLPQYGTLRAIGYSNSYLVAIIVLQSAILAIIGFFPGLFASILIYQVMAKSTGLLVEMSLGVASLVAILTIFMCIFAGLIGAKKIQGLDPAEVYEQKR